A genome region from Proteus vulgaris includes the following:
- the nudF gene encoding ADP-ribose diphosphatase — MKKRENIPFLYGRDDVKLLGQRDLYKGFFRMTEYRFKHRLFEGGWSEEVKREVFERGNAGVLLAYDPNRDEVVLIEQIRIPAYETSETPWLLEVIAGMVEQGERPDEVVRREAQEEAGVKVGRCEPIVSYLSSPGGTSERMHVYVGEVDATTAKGIHGLESENEDIRVHVVSREQAYQWVEDGIIDNAASVIALQWLQLHHISLRKRWSIS, encoded by the coding sequence ATGAAGAAAAGGGAAAATATACCATTTTTATACGGTCGTGATGATGTAAAACTGCTTGGTCAGCGAGATTTATACAAAGGCTTTTTCCGCATGACCGAATATCGCTTTAAGCATCGTCTTTTTGAAGGTGGGTGGAGCGAAGAAGTGAAACGTGAGGTTTTTGAACGTGGAAATGCCGGCGTTTTACTCGCTTATGATCCTAATCGTGATGAAGTCGTCTTAATTGAGCAAATTCGGATCCCCGCCTATGAAACCAGTGAGACACCTTGGTTACTTGAAGTGATTGCAGGCATGGTTGAGCAAGGTGAACGTCCTGATGAGGTTGTTAGACGAGAAGCCCAAGAAGAAGCGGGTGTTAAAGTGGGACGGTGCGAGCCTATTGTGAGTTACCTTTCAAGCCCTGGAGGAACGAGTGAAAGGATGCATGTATATGTGGGGGAAGTTGATGCAACAACAGCAAAAGGGATACATGGGTTAGAGAGCGAGAACGAAGATATTCGTGTCCATGTAGTGAGTCGGGAACAAGCTTATCAATGGGTTGAGGACGGCATTATTGATAATGCAGCCTCTGTTATTGCACTACAATGGTTACAACTTCACCATATATCATTAAGAAAGCGTTGGTCGATAAGTTAA